The following are encoded together in the Jannaschia sp. M317 genome:
- a CDS encoding heavy metal translocating P-type ATPase produces MTAPAPTRQAFLVDGLSCASCVGRVERALLAVPGVAEARANFATGRAEVTTDAPVDRAALVRAVEGAGYSVHAATVELEVDAMTCASCTGRVERALTAVPGVTAARVNLATGRATVEGTAAAADLVAAAAAAGYAAREAARDRVPQADDARDAEARAIGRRVLIAGALTLPVALLEMGGHLVPAFHDLIADTVGMRASWLIQFVLTTAVLLGPGRGFYTRGVPALLRAAPDMNSLVALGTLAAWGYSTVALFAPGVLPPGTVGVYYEAAAVIATLILLGRWLEARARGRTSQAIQRLIGLQPRTARVRRDGAVVEVTAAQVAPGDVVELRPGERAPVDGEVVEGASYVDESMITGEPVPVTKAPGDPVTGGTINQTGALAIRATAVGADTMLAQIVRMVEVAQGGKLPIQALVDRVTMWFVPAVMALAATTFGVWLVFGPDPALTFALVNAVAVLIIACPCAMGLATPVSIMVGTGRGAEAGILFRRGEALQLLRDARVVALDKTGTLTEGAPRLTDLHLAEGFDRAQVLARVAAVEARSEHPIARAIVAAARAEGLDLPEAAGFDGVTGMGVIATVDGVAVQVGADRYMASLGHDVAPFAAAAERLGDEGKTPLYAAVGGRLAAILAVADPIKDTTPAAIAALHDLGLTVAMITGDNRRTAEAVARRLGIDAVVAEVLPGGKVEAVRALKAAHGRLAFVGDGINDAPALAEADVGLAVGGGTDVAIEAADVVLMSGSLRGVPDAIALSRATIRNIRQNLFWAFAYNAALLPVAAGVLYPAFGLLLSPILAAGAMALSSVFVLGNALRLRRWSPPSRAGDGPPRPAPSQAVPAE; encoded by the coding sequence ATGACCGCTCCCGCTCCCACCCGACAGGCCTTTCTCGTCGACGGCCTCAGCTGCGCCTCCTGCGTGGGCCGGGTGGAACGCGCGCTCCTGGCCGTGCCCGGCGTGGCCGAGGCGCGCGCCAACTTCGCCACCGGCCGCGCCGAGGTGACGACGGACGCCCCGGTGGACCGCGCAGCACTGGTTCGGGCGGTCGAGGGGGCGGGCTATTCCGTGCACGCCGCCACGGTCGAGCTGGAGGTGGACGCCATGACTTGCGCCTCCTGTACCGGCCGGGTGGAGCGTGCGTTGACCGCCGTGCCGGGCGTGACCGCGGCCCGCGTCAACCTCGCCACCGGCCGCGCCACGGTCGAGGGCACAGCCGCCGCCGCCGATCTGGTCGCCGCCGCCGCCGCCGCGGGCTACGCCGCGCGCGAGGCCGCGCGCGACCGGGTCCCGCAGGCGGATGACGCACGGGACGCCGAGGCGCGCGCCATCGGGCGCCGCGTCCTGATCGCGGGCGCGCTGACCCTGCCGGTGGCCCTGCTGGAGATGGGCGGCCACTTGGTCCCCGCCTTCCACGACCTGATCGCCGACACCGTCGGCATGCGCGCCAGCTGGCTGATCCAGTTCGTGCTGACCACCGCCGTCCTGCTGGGGCCGGGGCGGGGCTTCTACACGCGCGGCGTGCCCGCCCTACTGCGCGCTGCGCCGGATATGAACTCCCTCGTGGCGCTCGGCACCCTTGCCGCCTGGGGCTATTCCACCGTGGCGCTATTCGCGCCGGGCGTCCTGCCCCCGGGCACCGTCGGCGTCTATTACGAGGCCGCCGCCGTGATCGCCACGCTGATCCTGCTGGGCCGCTGGCTGGAGGCGCGGGCGCGGGGCCGCACCTCCCAGGCGATCCAGCGGCTGATCGGCCTGCAACCGCGCACCGCCCGCGTCCGGCGCGACGGCGCGGTGGTCGAGGTCACCGCCGCGCAGGTCGCCCCCGGCGACGTGGTCGAGCTGCGCCCCGGCGAACGCGCGCCCGTCGACGGCGAGGTGGTCGAGGGTGCCAGCTACGTCGACGAAAGCATGATAACCGGCGAGCCGGTCCCCGTGACCAAGGCCCCTGGCGACCCGGTCACGGGCGGCACCATCAACCAGACCGGCGCGCTGGCGATCCGCGCCACGGCCGTGGGCGCGGACACGATGCTGGCGCAGATCGTGCGCATGGTCGAGGTGGCGCAGGGCGGCAAGCTGCCGATCCAGGCGCTGGTGGACCGCGTGACCATGTGGTTCGTCCCTGCCGTCATGGCGCTGGCCGCGACGACCTTCGGCGTGTGGCTCGTGTTCGGCCCCGATCCCGCGCTGACCTTCGCGCTGGTCAACGCCGTCGCCGTCCTCATTATCGCCTGCCCCTGTGCCATGGGGCTGGCCACGCCGGTCTCGATCATGGTGGGCACCGGGCGCGGCGCCGAGGCGGGCATCCTGTTCCGGCGCGGCGAGGCGTTGCAGCTGCTGCGCGACGCGCGGGTGGTGGCGCTCGACAAGACCGGCACCCTGACCGAGGGCGCGCCCCGCCTGACCGACCTGCACCTGGCCGAAGGGTTCGACCGCGCCCAAGTGCTGGCCCGCGTCGCCGCCGTCGAGGCGCGGTCAGAGCATCCGATCGCGCGCGCCATCGTCGCCGCTGCCCGGGCCGAGGGGCTAGACCTGCCCGAGGCGGCGGGCTTCGATGGCGTCACCGGCATGGGCGTCATAGCCACCGTAGACGGCGTGGCCGTGCAGGTGGGGGCCGACCGCTACATGGCGTCGCTGGGCCATGACGTGGCCCCCTTCGCCGCCGCCGCCGAACGGCTGGGGGACGAGGGCAAGACCCCGCTCTATGCCGCCGTGGGCGGTCGCCTCGCCGCGATCCTGGCCGTGGCGGATCCCATCAAGGACACGACGCCGGCCGCCATCGCCGCCCTGCACGACCTAGGCCTGACGGTCGCCATGATCACCGGCGACAACCGCCGCACGGCCGAGGCCGTCGCCCGCCGCCTGGGCATCGACGCTGTCGTGGCCGAGGTCCTGCCCGGCGGCAAGGTGGAGGCGGTGCGCGCCCTGAAGGCCGCGCATGGGCGCCTCGCCTTCGTGGGCGACGGCATCAACGACGCGCCCGCCCTGGCCGAGGCCGATGTGGGCCTTGCCGTGGGCGGCGGCACCGACGTGGCGATCGAGGCGGCGGACGTGGTGCTCATGTCCGGCTCCCTGCGCGGGGTGCCCGACGCCATCGCCCTGTCGCGGGCCACCATCCGCAACATCCGCCAAAACCTGTTCTGGGCCTTCGCCTACAACGCCGCCCTGCTGCCGGTGGCCGCCGGCGTGCTCTATCCCGCGTTCGGTCTGCTTCTGTCGCCGATCCTCGCCGCCGGGGCCATGGCGCTGTCGTCGGTCTTCGTGCTGGGCAACGCCCTGCGCCTACGCCGCTGGTCCCCGCCGTCGCGCGCGGGCGACGGCCCGCCGCGCCCGGCCCCTTCACAAGCCGTTCCGGCGGAATAA
- a CDS encoding DsbA family protein, with protein MLRSIARPTLLLAAVLAGSPLLADEITPEEVKRLALEAILENPEIVMEAVALLQRQEEIAQAESARSAIASEADALLADAPVLGDPAGDVAVIEFFDYNCPYCRRAKPILSELMSDDPGVRVVGREWPILGEGSVFAARAALAARAQDLYEPFHWALMGMAGRAERGSVLRIAEEVGLDVERLLTDMEAPEIDAHIAESMRLADLLGFSGTPSFVVGETLLPGLVDAETLAAAVARVREAR; from the coding sequence ATGCTCCGATCGATCGCCCGCCCCACCCTCCTACTTGCAGCCGTGTTGGCCGGATCGCCGCTCCTCGCCGACGAGATCACCCCAGAAGAGGTCAAGCGCCTGGCGCTCGAGGCGATCCTCGAGAACCCTGAGATCGTGATGGAGGCGGTGGCCCTCCTGCAAAGGCAGGAAGAGATCGCCCAGGCCGAAAGCGCCCGTTCGGCCATCGCCTCTGAAGCGGACGCGCTCCTCGCTGACGCGCCCGTGCTGGGCGATCCGGCGGGCGACGTCGCGGTGATCGAGTTCTTCGACTACAACTGCCCCTATTGCCGCCGCGCCAAGCCCATCCTGTCCGAGTTGATGTCCGACGATCCGGGGGTGCGCGTCGTCGGTCGCGAATGGCCGATCCTGGGCGAAGGCAGCGTCTTCGCCGCCCGCGCCGCGCTCGCGGCCCGGGCCCAAGATCTCTACGAGCCGTTCCACTGGGCCCTCATGGGCATGGCGGGGCGGGCCGAGCGCGGCTCCGTCCTGCGCATCGCCGAAGAGGTGGGTCTCGACGTGGAACGCCTGCTGACGGACATGGAGGCGCCCGAAATCGACGCCCACATCGCCGAGTCCATGCGGCTCGCCGACCTGCTGGGTTTCTCGGGAACGCCGTCCTTCGTCGTCGGCGAGACTCTGCTGCCCGGTCTCGTCGATGCCGAGACGTTGGCGGCGGCGGTCGCACGGGTTCGGGAGGCGCGCTGA
- a CDS encoding multicopper oxidase family protein: protein MLRTNRRKIVTGGAAILGLATPTLLRGQGMGGGMMDGMGHGGMTGRSTVGTPEPGAPFRPLPELDARGGTLNLSAGAGTTRFGAGAPTATMGYSAPDAAMSYLGPTLRMRRGTTVAARVANATPVPVSVHWHGLNVPSPSDGGAPQSVIAPGAAWDATLPVAQPAATLWYHTHVHGRTAPDLWAGLAGALIVDDDATDALGLPSTPGVDDFVLILQDKRFGSDGAAIYDPGLMEIMHGYVGDVVLANGQFAPEAAVPAGPVRLRLINASTSAQHAIAFDRAAVLIGVDQGLLPAPVEVGSVTLAPGERAEVVIDMGACGAATPRVTARAMAGGMMGGGMAGGSASHALMTLRADPARPARGAVPARLTSEEPDLSAPDVTRRFALQENMGPLQMARGMVGRGPVMAINGEPFDAGRVDFTAPRGAVERWRVTTDSMAHPFHAHGLKFRIADPRRPEETGWKDVAVIDGTRDLLVQIEATTERGVPFMFHCHILEHEDAGMMGQFLTA, encoded by the coding sequence ATGTTGAGAACGAACCGACGCAAGATCGTCACGGGCGGAGCCGCGATCCTCGGCCTCGCCACGCCCACGCTCCTGCGGGGGCAAGGCATGGGCGGGGGCATGATGGACGGGATGGGGCATGGCGGAATGACCGGCCGCAGCACCGTCGGCACCCCGGAGCCCGGCGCGCCGTTCCGGCCGTTGCCCGAACTGGACGCGAGGGGCGGCACGCTGAACCTGAGCGCCGGGGCAGGCACGACCCGCTTCGGCGCGGGGGCACCTACGGCCACGATGGGGTATTCGGCCCCGGACGCCGCGATGTCCTATCTTGGCCCGACCCTGCGGATGCGCCGCGGCACGACCGTCGCCGCGCGCGTGGCCAACGCGACGCCCGTGCCGGTCTCGGTCCACTGGCACGGGCTGAACGTGCCCTCGCCGTCCGACGGGGGCGCACCGCAATCCGTGATCGCGCCCGGCGCGGCCTGGGACGCGACGCTGCCGGTGGCCCAGCCGGCGGCGACGCTCTGGTACCACACGCATGTGCATGGCCGCACCGCGCCCGACCTTTGGGCCGGCCTCGCGGGCGCGCTGATCGTCGACGACGACGCCACGGACGCACTGGGCCTGCCGTCCACGCCGGGCGTCGACGATTTCGTACTGATCCTGCAGGACAAGCGGTTCGGCTCCGACGGGGCCGCGATCTACGATCCCGGCCTGATGGAGATCATGCATGGATATGTCGGCGACGTCGTCCTCGCGAACGGGCAGTTCGCGCCCGAGGCCGCCGTCCCGGCTGGTCCGGTGCGGCTGCGCCTGATCAACGCGTCGACCTCGGCGCAGCATGCCATCGCCTTCGATCGGGCCGCGGTGCTGATCGGCGTCGACCAGGGTCTGCTGCCCGCGCCCGTCGAGGTCGGCTCGGTGACGCTGGCGCCCGGCGAGCGGGCGGAGGTGGTGATCGACATGGGGGCGTGCGGCGCCGCGACCCCGCGCGTGACGGCCCGTGCCATGGCCGGGGGCATGATGGGCGGGGGCATGGCGGGCGGCAGCGCGTCACATGCCCTGATGACGCTGCGCGCCGATCCCGCGCGGCCCGCGCGCGGCGCCGTTCCGGCCCGCCTGACGTCGGAGGAGCCGGACCTGTCCGCCCCCGACGTCACGCGCCGTTTCGCCCTGCAGGAGAACATGGGGCCCCTGCAGATGGCGCGGGGCATGGTCGGGCGCGGGCCCGTCATGGCGATCAACGGCGAACCCTTCGACGCGGGGCGCGTCGACTTCACCGCCCCCCGCGGCGCGGTGGAGCGCTGGCGGGTGACGACCGACTCGATGGCCCATCCGTTCCATGCGCACGGGCTGAAGTTCCGGATCGCCGATCCGCGTCGGCCCGAGGAGACGGGTTGGAAGGACGTGGCCGTGATCGACGGCACGCGGGATCTGCTGGTTCAAATCGAGGCGACGACCGAACGGGGCGTGCCCTTCATGTTCCACTGCCACATCTTGGAGCACGAGGATGCCGGGATGATGGGCCAGTTCCTCACCGCCTGA
- a CDS encoding rhodanese-like domain-containing protein, which yields MSMSMSMSMKDLVSEARERIAAVAPGEAGDGLILDVREPHELEQKGRVPDALHIPRGLLEAHADPESPMASERLTAMRGGTAVDLLCASGARAALAAATLDRMGYDTRVIEGGLENWEKAGLPVER from the coding sequence ATGAGCATGAGCATGAGCATGAGCATGAAGGACCTGGTGTCGGAGGCGCGCGAGCGGATCGCGGCGGTGGCTCCCGGCGAAGCGGGCGACGGTCTGATCCTCGACGTGCGCGAGCCGCATGAGTTGGAACAGAAGGGCCGCGTGCCGGACGCGCTGCATATCCCGCGCGGGCTGCTGGAAGCCCATGCCGACCCCGAGAGCCCGATGGCGAGCGAACGCCTGACGGCGATGCGGGGCGGCACGGCCGTCGATCTGCTCTGCGCCTCGGGCGCGCGGGCGGCGCTGGCGGCGGCCACGCTGGACCGGATGGGTTACGACACCCGCGTCATCGAGGGCGGGCTGGAAAATTGGGAAAAGGCCGGCCTGCCGGTCGAGCGCTGA
- a CDS encoding MBL fold metallo-hydrolase, which translates to MTDHQHLTRHSPSTGPGSPDVWGLYEADTGSVQYVAACPRTRRAVAIDVVLNFDPASARTSTESAERVLALIADRGLTLERILDTHPHADHLMASHWLRERTGVPNAIGKKVREIAELWRDLYNAPDAFDVDAAFDALLADGAGFEVGDLAFRTMLSPGHTLGSVTYVAGDAGFVHDTLMYPDMGSSRADFPGGSASELWDSIQAILALPDETRLFVGHDYGTEDREAPMWEATVATHLAENKHVARGTDKAGFVKTREARDATLSLPDRMLHALQVNLRGGALPAPEADGHSYFRIPANRF; encoded by the coding sequence ATGACCGACCATCAGCACCTGACCCGCCATTCCCCGTCCACCGGCCCGGGCAGCCCCGATGTCTGGGGCCTCTACGAGGCCGATACCGGCTCGGTGCAATACGTCGCTGCCTGTCCGCGCACGAGGCGAGCTGTGGCGATCGACGTCGTGCTGAACTTCGACCCCGCCAGCGCCCGGACCTCGACCGAGAGCGCCGAGCGCGTGCTGGCCCTGATCGCGGATCGGGGCCTGACGCTGGAACGCATCCTTGACACCCATCCCCATGCCGACCACCTGATGGCGTCGCACTGGCTGCGCGAGCGGACCGGCGTGCCGAATGCTATCGGCAAAAAGGTACGCGAGATCGCGGAGTTGTGGCGCGACCTCTACAACGCGCCCGACGCCTTCGACGTGGATGCGGCCTTCGACGCGCTGCTGGCCGACGGCGCGGGGTTTGAGGTCGGCGACCTCGCGTTCCGCACGATGCTGTCGCCCGGCCACACGCTGGGCTCGGTCACTTACGTCGCGGGCGACGCGGGCTTCGTGCACGACACGCTGATGTATCCCGACATGGGGTCGAGCCGGGCCGACTTTCCCGGCGGCTCGGCCTCCGAACTGTGGGACTCGATCCAGGCGATCCTGGCACTGCCGGACGAGACCCGCCTCTTCGTGGGCCACGACTACGGCACCGAGGACCGCGAGGCACCGATGTGGGAGGCCACCGTGGCCACGCATCTGGCCGAGAACAAGCATGTTGCGCGCGGGACCGACAAGGCCGGTTTCGTGAAGACGCGCGAGGCGCGCGACGCCACGCTGTCCCTGCCCGACCGGATGCTGCACGCGTTGCAGGTCAACCTGCGCGGCGGCGCGCTGCCCGCGCCCGAGGCGGATGGGCATAGCTATTTCAGGATTCCCGCCAACCGGTTCTGA
- a CDS encoding metalloregulator ArsR/SmtB family transcription factor, whose product MAALEARAAHVAARLAEAANPKRLLILCHLAGEGLDPAGPPGEASVGELQAVTGLGQSALSQHLARLRAAGMVATRRDGQTILYRLGDNETFALMRALHDTFCDP is encoded by the coding sequence ATGGCCGCGCTGGAGGCGCGGGCCGCACATGTCGCCGCGCGGCTGGCCGAGGCGGCGAACCCCAAGCGGCTGCTGATCCTGTGCCACCTCGCGGGCGAGGGGCTGGACCCGGCCGGGCCGCCCGGCGAGGCCTCCGTAGGCGAGCTGCAGGCCGTCACAGGCCTCGGCCAGTCAGCCCTGTCGCAGCATCTGGCGCGGCTGCGCGCGGCGGGCATGGTGGCCACCCGCCGCGACGGCCAGACGATCCTGTACCGGCTGGGCGACAACGAGACATTCGCCTTGATGCGCGCCCTTCATGACACGTTCTGCGATCCTTGA
- a CDS encoding cation diffusion facilitator family transporter — MGQEQSHDHGHAGHSHRPTLSSDDPPGARRSKERAIAIAAVLTGGFMGAEVVGGLVSGSLALLADAGHMLTDFTSLVLAWLAFRLARRPADWKRTYGFDRFSVLAAFVNGISLFAIAAWILFEAVQRLRDPPEVLGGLMFWVAVGGLLVNVLAFWVLSRAEGDNLNVRAAALHVLGDLLGSVAAIIASLVILWTGWMPIDPILSVLVVLLILRSAWAVVRESGHILLEGAPEGFDARAVAADLEAEVPGVARAHHVHAWSITQERPMATLEVETAPGADADGVRRAVKDRVRKTTGMAHVTVEVAARDRDAPA; from the coding sequence ATGGGCCAGGAACAATCGCACGATCACGGCCACGCGGGCCATTCTCACCGGCCGACGCTGTCATCCGACGACCCGCCCGGGGCGCGGCGCTCGAAGGAGCGCGCCATCGCCATCGCCGCCGTCCTGACCGGCGGTTTCATGGGGGCGGAGGTCGTGGGCGGCCTCGTCTCGGGGTCGCTCGCGCTGCTGGCGGATGCGGGGCACATGCTGACCGACTTCACGTCGCTGGTGCTGGCCTGGCTGGCCTTCCGGCTGGCGCGGCGGCCTGCGGACTGGAAGCGGACCTACGGGTTCGACCGCTTCTCGGTGCTGGCGGCCTTCGTCAACGGGATCAGCCTGTTCGCCATCGCGGCCTGGATCCTGTTCGAGGCCGTCCAGCGGCTGCGCGACCCCCCCGAGGTGCTGGGCGGGCTGATGTTCTGGGTGGCGGTGGGCGGCCTTCTCGTGAACGTCCTGGCGTTCTGGGTGCTGTCCCGGGCGGAAGGCGACAACCTCAACGTCCGGGCCGCCGCGCTGCACGTGCTGGGCGACCTGCTGGGCTCGGTCGCTGCGATCATCGCCTCGCTGGTCATCCTCTGGACGGGCTGGATGCCGATCGATCCGATCCTGTCGGTGCTGGTCGTGCTGCTGATCCTGCGCTCGGCTTGGGCCGTAGTGCGCGAGAGCGGGCACATCCTGCTGGAGGGCGCGCCCGAGGGGTTCGACGCGCGCGCGGTCGCCGCCGACCTGGAGGCAGAGGTGCCCGGCGTCGCCCGTGCCCACCACGTCCACGCTTGGTCGATCACGCAGGAGCGGCCGATGGCCACGCTGGAGGTTGAGACCGCCCCCGGCGCCGATGCCGACGGGGTGCGTCGCGCGGTCAAGGACCGGGTGCGCAAGACAACCGGGATGGCGCATGTGACCGTTGAGGTGGCGGCGCGGGACCGAGACGCCCCGGCCTGA
- a CDS encoding Shedu immune nuclease family protein yields the protein MLRELQTSGEVRVSRVFKFRRTDLISANALLDRASGHEDDDETSGPLKFIFARTTGGYHRILGRILDIPNDVWLQADTVPLERKTFAAERNVSIFRRVAKSVDGDGPIVIGDPEIHAGAISPELFSDLQARFPTTGELNRYAQARVETVVGEVLQPMRSAQEAYQRYLDRRASVVSSAPLAQADLIRLEIEKYVYLRDLITRWLGEETGRSEADWQRMITKVILLLFPKYVAVLESVPVRDVYSNPARPTKREIDLCLVDAGGALDVIEIKKPDAAAVLGHTLYRDNFIPTRELTGTVMQTEKYLFHLSKWGVEGERTLTNRYRDVLPEDLSIRIANPKGLIIMGRDPEDRMVKGRPRDHRLDLDVIKRQYANMVDVLTYDDLLRRLAHVITSLQRREEQAEED from the coding sequence GTGCTGCGCGAGCTGCAAACATCCGGTGAGGTGCGCGTCAGCCGGGTGTTCAAGTTCAGACGTACGGACCTTATCAGTGCGAACGCTCTCCTCGACCGCGCGTCGGGACATGAGGACGACGATGAGACGTCGGGACCGCTCAAATTCATTTTTGCAAGAACGACAGGTGGGTACCACCGCATCCTTGGTCGCATCCTCGACATCCCCAACGACGTCTGGCTCCAAGCCGATACCGTACCGCTCGAACGCAAGACATTCGCGGCCGAACGAAACGTCAGCATTTTCCGGCGGGTGGCCAAGTCTGTCGACGGTGACGGCCCCATCGTGATCGGCGACCCCGAGATCCACGCCGGCGCGATTTCACCCGAACTATTCAGCGACCTCCAAGCGAGGTTCCCCACCACCGGCGAACTCAACCGATACGCGCAGGCGCGCGTAGAGACCGTCGTGGGGGAGGTGCTTCAACCGATGCGCAGCGCGCAGGAGGCCTATCAGCGGTACCTAGACCGCCGGGCGTCAGTCGTCAGCAGTGCCCCGCTGGCGCAGGCCGATCTCATACGGCTCGAGATCGAAAAATACGTCTACCTCCGCGATCTCATCACGCGGTGGCTGGGGGAGGAGACCGGTCGCAGCGAGGCGGATTGGCAGCGAATGATCACCAAGGTGATCCTGTTGCTGTTCCCCAAATACGTTGCAGTTCTCGAAAGCGTTCCCGTGCGGGACGTCTATTCCAACCCGGCGCGCCCAACCAAGCGCGAGATCGACCTGTGCTTGGTCGACGCGGGTGGCGCGCTCGACGTGATCGAGATCAAGAAGCCCGATGCGGCCGCGGTCCTCGGTCACACGCTTTATCGCGACAACTTTATCCCCACGCGGGAGTTGACCGGCACCGTCATGCAGACCGAGAAGTATCTGTTCCACCTCTCAAAATGGGGGGTGGAAGGCGAGCGGACGCTGACGAACCGCTACCGCGACGTGCTTCCCGAAGATCTCTCGATCCGCATAGCGAACCCCAAGGGCCTCATTATTATGGGTCGTGATCCCGAAGATCGCATGGTGAAGGGGCGGCCTCGCGATCACCGACTCGATCTAGATGTAATCAAGCGGCAGTACGCGAACATGGTCGATGTGCTGACATACGACGACCTGCTACGCCGTCTTGCCCATGTGATCACCTCTCTCCAAAGACGCGAGGAGCAGGCGGAGGAAGACTGA
- a CDS encoding recombinase family protein, with protein MHHRTPRRAVWTTARGQDLALIALGVAEDRIYTDYGLPCANRARPGLGQALAAVREGDTLVVPKLDRLARSVPDARAIADELEKRGVKLALGASVHEPTDPMGRMFFNILATFAEFEADLIRMRTEEGMAVARAKGKLKGKKPKLSDRRQTELRRMYDTGAYSISDLAEVFDVSRPTVYRVLARTKTVGAGAAE; from the coding sequence ATCCATCATCGGACACCTCGACGGGCGGTCTGGACGACTGCGCGCGGCCAAGACCTCGCGCTGATCGCCCTCGGCGTGGCCGAGGACCGCATCTACACTGATTACGGGCTGCCCTGCGCGAACCGCGCCCGCCCTGGTCTCGGCCAAGCCCTCGCCGCCGTGCGGGAGGGTGACACCCTCGTGGTCCCCAAGCTCGACCGGCTCGCCCGCTCCGTGCCCGATGCCCGCGCCATCGCCGACGAGCTCGAGAAACGCGGCGTGAAACTCGCCTTGGGCGCTTCCGTCCATGAACCCACCGATCCGATGGGGCGGATGTTCTTCAACATCCTCGCCACCTTCGCCGAGTTCGAGGCGGATCTGATCCGCATGCGGACGGAGGAGGGCATGGCCGTGGCCCGCGCCAAGGGAAAGCTGAAGGGCAAGAAGCCGAAGCTATCGGACCGCCGTCAGACCGAGTTGCGTCGGATGTACGACACGGGGGCGTATTCGATCTCCGACCTCGCCGAGGTCTTCGACGTCTCCCGACCGACCGTCTACCGGGTGCTGGCCCGAACAAAAACGGTGGGGGCAGGGGCCGCGGAGTGA
- a CDS encoding nucleotidyltransferase, whose amino-acid sequence MNAGADTGYGYNVAIEKLAEELAVPQDRFDQAERRYKDLGEFLHRDDSKVRDYDPDVYIQGSFALGTPIKPTSKDEDYDLDIVVSFRSLTKAQISQADLRALLRTELKAYRDARGIKNEVSDEPRRCCTLIYADGAQFHMDVLPAVPNEANMRAVLSSYLADQALAEGAIAITDKDKTSTYRVITDDWPRSNPRGFAAWFKSRQIEQLNERRRAFLDAQGKVTASVEDVPVFRVRTPLQSAIMILKRHRDEWFAERDPELKVISVILTTLSTHAYAGEARVSDAIAKILRDMHLAIEELNGLSWIANPTDPSENFADRWEKFPERRDSFFAWLEAARTDFGAVQRFSDTNIVLNELSRNLGNTLVEGARSRVAASAGSRAASVAPAAAAGVSAPGLVFGGEDRRPTEPKGFG is encoded by the coding sequence ATGAACGCTGGTGCGGACACAGGATACGGGTATAACGTCGCGATTGAAAAACTCGCTGAAGAATTGGCTGTACCGCAGGATCGCTTCGATCAAGCCGAAAGACGCTACAAAGACCTTGGCGAGTTTTTGCATCGAGATGATTCCAAGGTTCGTGATTATGATCCCGATGTCTATATCCAAGGCTCTTTCGCGCTCGGAACACCGATTAAGCCGACATCCAAGGACGAAGACTACGATCTCGATATCGTTGTCTCGTTCCGGTCTCTGACGAAAGCGCAAATTTCCCAAGCAGATCTTCGCGCGCTTTTGCGGACTGAACTCAAGGCGTATCGCGATGCTCGAGGGATCAAGAATGAGGTAAGTGATGAGCCTAGACGATGCTGCACCTTGATCTACGCAGATGGTGCGCAATTCCACATGGACGTATTGCCGGCTGTGCCGAATGAGGCGAACATGCGTGCCGTTCTTTCTTCCTACCTCGCGGATCAGGCGCTTGCGGAAGGTGCGATTGCCATCACCGATAAAGACAAGACTAGCACATACCGTGTCATTACGGATGATTGGCCCCGAAGCAATCCCAGGGGCTTTGCTGCATGGTTCAAGTCAAGGCAGATCGAACAGCTGAACGAACGTCGCAGGGCATTCCTCGATGCCCAAGGCAAAGTGACAGCGAGTGTGGAGGACGTCCCGGTATTTCGGGTGCGAACACCTCTCCAGTCAGCCATCATGATCTTGAAGCGTCACAGGGATGAGTGGTTCGCGGAGCGGGATCCGGAGCTGAAGGTTATCAGTGTGATCCTCACGACGCTCTCGACTCATGCCTATGCAGGCGAAGCAAGGGTATCAGATGCAATTGCCAAGATTCTGAGGGACATGCATCTAGCAATCGAAGAATTGAATGGGTTGTCGTGGATCGCCAACCCTACGGACCCTTCAGAGAACTTTGCGGATCGGTGGGAAAAATTTCCCGAGCGCCGGGACTCCTTCTTTGCGTGGCTTGAGGCTGCTCGAACGGATTTTGGTGCCGTTCAAAGGTTCAGTGATACGAATATCGTTCTGAATGAGCTCTCACGGAACCTTGGCAACACCCTTGTTGAAGGTGCCCGCTCGAGGGTAGCGGCATCTGCGGGTTCACGTGCGGCATCGGTGGCTCCTGCCGCTGCGGCCGGGGTTTCTGCGCCGGGTCTCGTTTTTGGTGGTGAAGATCGGAGGCCGACGGAGCCAAAAGGTTTTGGTTGA